The genomic segment tttttgttgtttttgtttttttttgtttgtttggttttttttttttattttcctatggAATTCCAGAGATTTGTAGGATTTTCCCCAATTTTACCATCCAGACCATGGAACATCATCGATCCCACAAAATTCCTATGAATTCCCAGAATTTTGGGCAAAACCCAATaggaatttggggggttttttttggttttttttttttgtttgtttgtattttgtttttttgtttgtttgtttttgttgtttttttttttcttttttcttggaattcctgattttttctATGGAAatctctgaggtttttttttttttttttcacaatggGATTGTGGGGGTGGAAATTCCgtgaattttgggaattttgggagaatAATTCCACGTTTTCCCTCCCTcaggaaggaaaatgggaagCAGAGAAAGTGATTGAGGTGCCCAAGAAAAAAGTCcagggatggctgctcccagaaATGCCAggtcagtgggaaaaaaattgggaaaaatttgggaaaaatggagaaaaaaattggggaaaatttgtgggaaaaatggggggaatttgggggaaaatgggggaagaaatggggaaaaatggggaaaatttggggaaaaaaaaggaaaacaattgggggaaaattggggaaaaactgggaaaaaattggggaaactttgaggaaaaattggggggaaatgggggaaaatttggggaagaagtgaggaaaaaatggggaaaaattggggaaaatttggggaaaaaaggaaaacaattagggaagaaatgggggaaaaatgggaaaaatgttgggaaaatttggggaaaatttggggaaatttgagaaaaaattggggaaaaagtggtgaaaatttgggggaaaaatgggggaaatttgggaaaaattgggggaaaatgcggaaaaaaaggggggaaaattggTGAAAATTtgtgagaaaaaaggaaaacaattggggtaaatttggggaaaaattgggaaaaaatggggaaaaaatggggtaAAAAttggggaataaatggggaaaaacaatggggaaaatttggggaaaaattagGGAAACTTTGaggaaaaattggggggaaattggggggaaaattgaggaaaaattagggaaaaattgggaaaaaatggggaaaatgttggaaaaatttgggggaaaatgggggaaattttgggaaaaattgaggaaaattagggaaaaatttggggaaataatgggaaaattttggggaaaatttggaaaaaaagttgggcaaaaatttgaggaaaatttgggggaaaatggggaaaatttgaGAAATAAATGGGGAATTATTTTaaggactttttaaaattattcttttccggattttttaggattttttttttttttttttattttcgaaatttttgggtttttttttttcattattattattctggattttgggggggatttttttttttttttttgtttttttggtggggttttatttgttgggttttttttttattttgaggattttttgtggggttttttggggggattttttttggtttttttgggttttttttttgttttttttggggttttttggggggtttttttttgttgttttttttgggtttttttttttggttttttgggtttttttctggatttttttggggtttttttttgggttttttttttttgggattctccctgattttttttttccccccctctggCAGGTTTGATCACAGATATCCTGATTTCCCTGGATGATaaattcctttatttcagtAACTGGATCCACGGGGACGTGCGCCAGTACAACATCACtgatcccaaaaacccccaaactcgTGGGGCAGgtgagccaaaaaaaaaaaaaaaaaaacattcctaaaataattcaacatattccccaaaaaatcccacaaaaaagtcaccccaaaaaaatccgtcgaaaaaattcaccaaaaaaaaaaaaaaattccacaaaaaatccacaaaaaaatccacccaaaaaaaacccctgaaaaatccccgaaaaatccctgaaaaatccttaaaaaaattcccaaaaaatcctcaaaaaattcccaaaaaatccccaaaaaatcctcaaaaaaccctcaaaaaatcctcaaaaaaaaatccccaaaaaaatacccagaaattcccaaaaattccccaaataattccaaaaaaatcctcaaaaaatccccaaaaaatcccgcCAAAAagtcccccaaaaaaattccaaaaaatctcccaaaaaatcccaaaaaattccaaaaaaatccccgaaaaatcctcaaaaaattcccaaaaaatcccaaaaaatccccaaaaaaatcaaaaaaaaatcccaaaaaaatcccaaaaaatcctaaaaaaaaccctcaaaaaaatacccaagaaattcccaaaaaatactcaaaaaattcccagaaattccccaaaaattccctaaaaaaatcccaaaaaaattcccaaaaaatcctcaaaaaaacctcaaaaaatcctcaaaaaatcccccaaaaaatccttaaaaaaattcccagaagttcccaaaaaaaattccccaaaaatccccaaataattccaaaaaaatcctcaaaaaatccccccaaaaaaaccccaaaaactcctgaaaaatcccaaaaaaatcctcaaaaaattcccaaaaaaccccaaaaactcctgaaaaatccaaaaaaaaaaatcctcaaaaaattcccaaaaaatccaaaaaaaattcccaaaaaatcctcaaaaaattcccaaaaaatccccaaaaaatcctcaaaaaaccctcaaaaaatcctcaaaaaaaaatccccaaaaaaatacccagaaattcccaaaaattccccaaataattccaaaaaaatcctcaaaaaatcccaaaaaaatcccgcCAAAAagtcccccaaaaaattccaaaaaatctcccagaaattccccaaaaattccctaaaaaaatcccaaaaaaatcctcaaaaaattcccaaaaaatcccaaaaaatccccaaaaaatcaaaaaaaatcccaaaaaaatcccaaaaaatcccaaaaaaaaccctcaaaaaatacccaagaaattcccaaaaatactcaaaaaattcccagaaattccccaaaaattccctaaaaaaatcccaaaaaaattcccaaaaaaatcccaaaaaatcctcaaaaaaacctcaaaaaatcctcaaaaaatcccccaaaaaatccttaaaaaaaattcccagaagttcccaaaaaaattccccaaaaatccccaaataattccaaaaaaatcctcaaaaaatccccccaaaaaaaccccaaaaactcctgaaaaatcccaaaaaaatcctcaaaaaattcccaaaaaaccccaaaaactcctgaaaaatccaaaaaaaaaatcctcaaaaaattcccaaaaaatccaaaaaaaatctcaaaaaaatcctcaaaaatttcccaaaaaatcccccaaaaatcctcaaaaatccccaaaaaatccacaaaaattcaaaaaaaaaatccccaaaaaaatccaaaaaaaatcccccaaaaatccccaaaaaatcccaaaaaatcccccaaaaatcccaaaaaaatctcaaaaaaatcctcaaaaaatcccgaaaaaataaaaaaaaatcccaaaaaatcccccaaaaatcccaaaaaatccccaaaaatcaaaaaaaaaatcccaaaaaatccccaaaaaatccccaaaaaatcaaaaaaaaaaatccccaaaaaatcccaaaaaatccccaaaaaatccaaaaaaaatcccccaaaaatccccaaaaaatcccaaaaaatcccccaaaaatcccaaaaaaatctcaaaaaaatcctcaaaaaatccccaaaaaataaaaaaaatcccaaaaaatcccaaaaaatccccaaaaatcaaaaaaaaaaaatcccaaaaaatccccaaaaaatccccaaaaaatcaaaaaaaaaatccccaaaaaatctcaaaaaaatcccaaataatccccaaaaaatcccaaaaaaatccaaaaaaatccccaaaaaatcccaaaaaatcccccaaaaaatccccccaaattcccaattgctgcttttttatttttccctctttcctttggATTTCTGGATaatttttccatggaattcccaggtttttttgggaggcAGCATCAGCAAAGGGGGAGCTGTGACCGTGCTGGAAGATCAGGAATTGCAGGAGCAGCCCGAGCCCTGCGTCATCCAGGTGAGAATTCCCACATTTTTGGGggcttttcccaaattttggaaatttttcccaattttttaagtgttttttcctcaatttttagggattttttcctcaatttttagGGGGTCTTCCcgaatttttgaatttttttcccgaatttttgaaatttcccaaatttttgggggcgttttccaaattttttgggggatttcccaaattttggaaatttttcccaaatttttagggcttttttcctgaattttttggaattttttcctcaatttttagagatttttttcctcaatttttagGGGGTCTTCCcgaatttttgaatttttttcccgaatttttgaaatttcccaaatttttgggggcgttttccaaattttttgggggatttcccaaattttggaaatttttcccaaatttttagggcttttttcctgaattttttggaatttttttcctcaatttttagagatttttttcctcaatttttagGGGGTCTTCCcgaatttttgaattttttttcccgaatttttggaattttttttcccaaatttttgggggcttttcccaaattttttgggggcttttcccaaattttggaaatttttcccaattttttaagtgttttttcctcaatttttagggattttttcctcaatttttagGGGGTCTTCCcgaatttttgaatttttttcccgaatttttgaaaattttttccccaaatttttggggcttttcccaaatttttggggattttcccaaattttttggggcttttcccaaattttggaaatttttcccaaatttttaggtgtttttttcctcaatttttagggatttttttctcaatttttagGGGGTCTTCCcgaatttttgaatttttttcccgaatttttggaattttttttcccaaatttttagggcttttttcctgaatttttttggaattttttcctcaatttttagGGGGTCATCCcaaatttttgaatttttatcccgaattatttttcccaaatttttggaatttttttcccaaatttttggagcttttcccaaatttttggggggcttttcccaaattttagaaatttttcccaaatttttagggtttttttcctcaattttttgggatttttttcctcaatttttatggggttttcccagatttttgaaatttttaccCCAAATTTTAGGGCCTTTTCCCAtagttttgcaatttttttcccaaatttttggggcttttcccaaatttttggggatttttcccaattttttagggttttttttcctcaatttttagggattttttcctaaatttttaGGGGGTCTTCCcgaatttttgaattttttttcctgaatttttgaattttttttcccaaattttttggggcttttaccaaaattttggggttttttttcccaaattttttaggtttttttttttcttcaatttttagggctttttctcaaatttttagggtttttttttcccaaattctttGCTAATTATCCCaaattttttggattttttcccaaatttttaggaattttttcccaaattcttaggagtttttcccaaattttttttttttttttttttttttttccccaaatctgggatttgggaactTGCCAGGATGgtttggaggcaaaaaaaaaatccccaaaaattcgatttttttgccccaaaatttgggtatttttttcccaaaatttgggaatttcaccccaaaatccaggatttgggatttccctggatgggattttgggaattccaggggaaGGAGATCCCagatgctgcagctcagcccgGACGAGCGCCGtgacaaaaaatcaaaaaaaatccccagaaaattcaattttttttccaaaaatttgggaattttttgcccaaaatttgggaatttctgcccGAAATCCGAGATTTGGGATTCCCCggatgggaattttttgggaattccaggggaaGAGGATCCCAGGAGGGCCCCagatgctgcagctcagcccgGACGAGCGCAGTGgacaaaaaactcaaaaaaaatccccagaaaattcaattttttttgcccaaaatctgggaatttctgCCCGAAATCCGAGATTTGGGATTCCCCggatgggattttttgggaattccaggggaaGAGGATCCCAGGAGGGCCCCagatgctgcagctcagcctggaCGGGCGCCGGCTCTACGTGGACCTCGTCCCTGTTCAGCTCCTGGGACCGGCAGTTCTACCCCGAGCTGATGACGTGAGCGGATCCCAGTTAGACCAGTTAGACCAGTCAGACCAGTGTGAACCCAGTTAGCCCAGTGTTAGCCCAGGGTTAGCCCAGTTAGACCAGGGTTAGCCCAGGGTTATCCCAATTATCCCAATTATCCCAGTTAccccagtttatcccagttatcccagttaCCCCAGTTACCCCAGTTACCCCAGCtatcccagttatcccagttaCCCCAGTTACCCCAGCTATCCCAGTTACCCCCAGCTATCCCAGTTACCCCAGTtatcccagttatcccagttatcccagttaCCCCAGCTATCCCAGTTACCCCAGCTATCCCAGTTACCCCAGTTATCCCAGTTACCCCAGTTACCCCAGTTAACCCCAGCtatcccagttatcccagttatcccagttaCCCCAGTTACCCCAGCTATCCCAGTTACCCCAGTTATCCCAGTTACTCCAGTTATCCCAGCtatcccagttatcccagttatcccagttaTCCCTGCTACCCCAGCTATCCCAGCtatcccagttatcccagttatcccagttatcccagttatcccagttatcccagttaCCCCAGCTATCCCAGTTACCCCAGTtatcccagttatcccagttatcccagtttaCCCCAGTTATCCCAGTTACCCCAGCTATCCCAGTTATCCCAGCTATCCCAGCtatcccagttatcccagttaCTCCAGTTATCCCAGTTACCCCAGTTATCCCAGTTACCCCAGCtatcccagttatcccagttatcccagttaTCCAGTTAccccagtttatcccagttaCCCCAGCTATCCCAGTTATCCAGTTATCCCAGTTACCCCAGTtatcccagttatcccagttaCCCCAGTTATCCCAGTTATCCCAGCTATCCCAGTTATCCCAGCTATCCCAGCTATCCCAGTTATCCAGTTACCCCAGTTACCCCAGTTATCCCAGTTACCCCAGCtatcccagttatcccagttatcccagttaCCCCAGTTATCCCAGCtatcccagttatcccagttatcccagttatcccagttaCCCCAGTTATCCCAGCTATCCCAGTTACCCCAGTtatcccagttatcccagttatcccagttaCTCCAGTTATCCCAGTTACCCCAGTTACCCCAGTTATCCCAGTTACCCCAGCTATCCCAGTTATCCCAGCTATCCCAGCtatcccagttatcccagttactccagttatcccagttatcccagttaCCCCAGTTATCCCAGTTACCCCAGCtatcccagttatcccagttatcccagttaCCCCAGTTATCCCAGCTATCCCAGTTACCCCAGTtatcccagttatcccagttatcccagttaCCCCAGCtatcccagttatcccagttatcccagttatcccagttaCCCCAGCtatcccagttatcccagttatcccagctatcccagttatcccagttaCCCCAACCCTCCCATATCCCACACCCCATTTATTCCTCTTCCCaatcccatttatttccatcccccaaatccctttttcttttttttttttcatttctttttccccttccccaaacccctcttttccatcccccctcccccccgaatcccatttatttctttctttatttctttatttaaattccatttattttcgCTTTCATCATTTCAATCCCCGTCCccaattattatttattattattttttttatttaattatgatttttttttttaattttattgttgttCTTTCCCAGGGAGGGCTCGGTGCTGCTCCAGGTGGACGTGGACACGGAGAGGGGGGggctgatcccaaatcccaaattcctgctggattttgggaaggagccCGGGGGGCCCTGCCTGGCACACGAGGTGCGGTACCCGGGGGGGGACTGCACCTCTGACATCTGGGTctgagaattcccaaaaaaaacaccCGACAAAAATCGGGAATTCTCTGGGGTTTGGGAATGATGGGGGAGCgcacctgggacacctgggggggagaattcccaaaaaaacccgacaAAAATCGGGAATTCTCTGGGGTTTGGGAATGATGGGGGAGCGCACCTCTGACATCTGGGTctgagaattcccaaaaaaaaaacccgacaAAAATCGGGAATTCTCTGGGGTTTGGGAATGATGGGGGAACgcacctgggacacctgggggtgagaattcccaaaaaaacccgacaAAAATCGGGAATtctgtggggtttgggaatgATGGGGGAACgcacctgggacacctgggggggagaattcccaaaaaaacccgacaAAAATCGGGAATtctgtggggattttgggaatgatGGGGGAACgcacctgggacacctgggggtgagaattcccaaaaaaaacccgacAAAAATCGGGAATtctgtggggattttgggaatgatGGGGGAACgcacctgggacacctgggggggagaattcccaaaaaaacccgacaAAAATCGGGAATtctgtggggattttgggaatgatGGGGGAAtgcacctgggacacctgggggggagaattcccaaaaaaacccgacaAAAATCGGGAATtctgtggggattttgggaatgatGGGGGAACgcacctgggacacctgggggggagaattcccaaaaaaaacccgacAAAAATCGGGAATtctgtggggattttgggaatgatGGGGGAACgcacctgggacacctgggggggagaattcccaaaaaaacccgacaAAAATCGGGAATtctgtggggattttgggaatgatGGGGGAACgcacctgggacacctgggggggagaattcccaaaaaaacccgacaAAAATCGGGAATTCTCTGGGGTTTGGGAATGATGGGGGAGCgcacctgggacacctgggggtgagaattcccaaaaaaaaaatgacaaaaatcgGGAATtctgtggggattttgggaatgatGGGGGAACgcacctgggacacctgggggggagaattcccaaaaaaaaaaaagacaaaaatcgGGAATtctgtggggattttgggaatgcACCTGCGGAGCTGTCGATGATCCTGGGAATTCTCTGTGATTAATtcgtggggaaaaaaaaatggaataaaatcgtggaaaaataaaaaaaaaaaagaaacgggaatgaaatggagatgaaatagaaatgaaatggggataaaaatttgggggaaaaggggaaaaaattgggatgaaagagggggggaaatgggaataaaatggggaaaaaatggggataaatttggaataaaatgggcataaaatgggggaaaaatgggaataaaatggggataaagtggggataaaatggggGGGGATGAgggaaaattgggataaaagggaggggaaaatgggaataaaatggggaaaaatggagataaaataggggaaaatggggggaaaatggggaaaaaatggggataaaataggggaaaatggggggaaaaaatgggaataaagtggggataaaatggagataaaatggggataaaatgggggaaaaatgggaataaaatggggataaagtggggataaaatggggGGGATGAgggaaaattgggataaaagggaggggaaaatgggaataaaatggggaaaaaatggagataaaatggggataaaatggggataaaatgggggaaaatgggaataaagtggggataaaatggagaataaaatggggataaaatgggggaaaaatgggggaaaatggagataaaatgggaataaaatggggatatAATGGGGGGGATAAgggaaaattgggataaaagggaggggaaaatgggaataaaaatggggaaaaatggggataaaataggggaaaatggggggaaaaatgggaataaagtgGGGATAAAACGGAGATAAAATGGAgataaaatgggggaaaaatggggggaaatggagataaaatgggaataaaatggtgaaaaaatggGGATATAATGGGGGGGGATGAgggaaaattgggataaaagggaggggaaaatgggaataaaatgggggaaaaatggggaaaaaatggggataaaatggggataaaatggggaaaaaatagagaataaaatataaattaaatagggataaaatgggggggaaatgaggaaaattttttatttttaattttttttgttgttgttttatcccgggatttttatttttaatttttttttttgtttgttttgttttgttttatcccgggattttttatttttaatatttttcttctttttttttttttttttttttttgtttaatcccgggattttttgtttttgtttttgttttttttccctcccccgGAAAATGAGGCTCGGGAAACTGCGGCTGATGCAGGAAAAAACTTTATTGAGAttttgggaaaagcagagccGGGATAGGAAcgggacagggaatgtcccgggatagggacaggggtgggacagggaatgtcccgggatagggacagggaatgtcccgggataaggacagggatgggacagggaatgtcccgggatagggacagggaatgtcccgggataaggacagggatgggacagggaatgtcccgGGATAAGGACAGGGgtgggacagggaatgtcccgggatagggacaggggtgggacagggaatgtcccgGGATAAGGACAGGGAATGTCCcgggacagggaatgtcccgGGATAGGGAATGTCCCGGGATAAGGACAGGGAATGTCCCGGGACAGGGATAGGGAATGTCCCGGGATAAGGACAGGGAATGTcccgggacagggacaggggtgggacagggaatgtcccgGGTTATCCCAGGAACAGCCGCGGGTCCCGGCGCTGCTTTGCCCGGAGCGGGATCGAGATTGCAGCGGGAACGGGAACCCCAAACCCGGGATATCCCCACATCCCATCAcccgggacaccccaaacccgggatatccccacatcccatcacccgggacaccccaaaacccgGGATATCCCCACATCCCATCACCcggggacaccccaaacccgggatatccccacatcccatcacccgggacaccccaaacccgGGATATCCCCACATCCCATCACCCGGGACACCCAAACCCGGGATATCCCCACATCCCATCAcccgggacaccccaaacccgggatatccccacatcccatcacccgggacaccccaaacccgggatatccccacatcccatcacccgggacaccccaaacccgggatatccccacatcccatcacccgggacaccccaaacccgggatatccccacatcccatcacccgggacaccccaaacccgGGATATCCCCCACATCCCATCAcccgggacaccccaaacccgggatatccccacatcccatcacccgggacaccccaaacccgGGATATCCCCACATCCCATCACCCGGGACACCCCCAAACCCGGGATATCCCCACATCCCATCAcccgggacaccccaaaccccgggatatccccacatcccatcacccgggacaccccaaaaccGGGATATCCCCACATCCCATCAcccgggacaccccaaacccgggatatccccacatcccatcacccgggacaccccaaacccgGGATATCCCCACATGCCGCTCCCGGGCTCGCTCCCTCAGGCCAGGGGCTCGCATTTGCAGTCGCCGCCGGGGAAGCGAATCTCGTGCGCCAGGGCACGGCCGTGCGGCTCCTTGCCGAAATCCACCAGGAAGTTTTTGTTCACGGCCAGCCCGCCCTTGTCCGTGTCCACGTCGAGCTGCAGCATCACCGAGCCCTCCCTGCGCGGCCACAGCGGCGGCTCGTGGCGACTGCGAGCCCCGGGAGCCGGCCCGGAGCCCGCCCGGAGCCGCTGCGGACAGCGCCAGAGCCCGCCCGGGGCCCGGGGGGGACAGCGGGTGGGACCGGGGGGGAGCGGGGGGCGACTTCGGGGGGCATGGGGGCGAGTCCCGGGGGGATGGGGGCGAGTCCCGGGGGATGGGGGCGAGTTCAGGGGGGATGGGGGCGAGTCCCGGGGGGATGGGGGCGAGTCCCGGGGGATGGGGGCGAGTTCAGTGGGGATGGGGGCGAGTTCAGGGGATGGGGGCGAGTTCAGTGGGGATGGGGGCGAGTTCAGTGGGGATGGGGGCGAGTCCCGGGGGGGATGGGGGCGAGTTCAGTGGGGATGGGGGCGAGTTCAGTGGGGGATGGGGGCGAGTCCCGGGGGGATGGGGGCGAGTTCAGTGGGGA from the Cinclus cinclus unplaced genomic scaffold, bCinCin1.1 SCAFFOLD_336, whole genome shotgun sequence genome contains:
- the LOC134057112 gene encoding LOW QUALITY PROTEIN: methanethiol oxidase-like (The sequence of the model RefSeq protein was modified relative to this genomic sequence to represent the inferred CDS: deleted 2 bases in 2 codons) — translated: MGLWGWKFREFWEFWENNSTFSLPQEGKWEAEKVIEVPKKKVQGWLLPEMPGLITDILISLDDKFLYFSNWIHGDVRQYNITDPKNPKLVGQVFLGGSISKGGAVTVLEDQELQEQPEPCVIQGKRIPGGPQMLQLSLDGRRLYVTSSLFSSWDRQFYPELMTEGSVLLQVDVDTERGGLIPNPKFLLDFGKEPGGPCLAHEVRYPGGDCTSDIWV